One Pseudomonas sp. FP1742 genomic window carries:
- a CDS encoding DUF2066 domain-containing protein, which produces MRFLKLLFVGCLSVVSLTSHAETVKGLYQVREPVSSQTPEERDQATQRALETLVLRLTGDPKAAQSPGLAAVRKDPQQIISQFGYDAGPPEVLKVDFDPATTEQALRRAGLAVWGANRPSILGWWLSDSTEGSSLVGDGQASAAPLRRAAQHRGLPLRLPLADLNEQIVATAPNLESADPAPLQGASDRYNADALLAVHAREEGGQWQAKWRLWLGDQKEAGSVQGADSAAVADAVMLAVSERLASRFVAKPGTSGEQLLEVQGMSLERYATLGRLLEPFGARLLSVDGDRVLYRVNGSADQLRAQLSLAKLQEVPAGQTPAPATPVQPIAAGSAPTTAPAPAPTPQLRFRW; this is translated from the coding sequence ATGCGTTTTCTTAAATTGTTGTTCGTGGGCTGTTTATCCGTGGTCAGCCTGACCAGCCATGCCGAAACCGTCAAAGGCCTCTATCAAGTACGCGAGCCCGTCAGCAGCCAGACGCCGGAGGAGCGCGATCAGGCGACTCAGCGGGCGCTGGAAACGCTGGTGTTGCGTTTGACCGGCGATCCCAAGGCGGCGCAGAGCCCTGGCCTGGCGGCCGTGCGTAAAGACCCTCAGCAGATCATCAGTCAGTTCGGTTATGACGCCGGGCCGCCGGAGGTGTTGAAAGTCGATTTTGACCCGGCCACCACCGAGCAGGCCTTGCGTCGTGCCGGGCTGGCCGTGTGGGGCGCCAATCGGCCGTCGATCCTCGGCTGGTGGTTGAGTGATTCCACCGAAGGTTCGAGCCTGGTCGGCGATGGTCAGGCCAGCGCTGCGCCGCTGCGTCGGGCAGCTCAGCACCGTGGCCTGCCGCTGCGCTTGCCGCTGGCGGACCTGAATGAACAGATCGTCGCCACTGCACCGAATCTGGAAAGCGCAGACCCGGCGCCGTTGCAGGGTGCGTCCGACCGTTACAATGCCGATGCCTTGCTGGCGGTGCATGCCCGTGAAGAGGGGGGGCAGTGGCAAGCGAAATGGCGTCTGTGGTTGGGCGATCAGAAGGAAGCCGGTAGCGTGCAGGGTGCCGATTCCGCCGCCGTGGCCGATGCGGTGATGCTGGCGGTCAGCGAGCGTCTGGCGTCGCGTTTCGTCGCCAAGCCGGGGACGTCCGGCGAGCAATTGCTGGAAGTGCAAGGGATGAGTCTGGAGCGGTATGCAACGCTCGGGCGTTTGCTGGAGCCATTTGGCGCGCGTTTGCTGAGTGTCGATGGCGACCGCGTGCTTTATCGCGTCAACGGCAGCGCCGATCAGTTGCGAGCCCAGTTGTCCCTGGCGAAATTGCAGGAAGTCCCGGCCGGTCAGACGCCGGCGCCCGCGACGCCGGTTCAACCGATAGCTGCCGGTTCAGCGCCGACCACAGCGCCAGCCCCGGCACCGACACCGCAGTTGCGTTTTCGTTGGTAG
- a CDS encoding AI-2E family transporter — MADTRRWFWLGGVVLLCAFVYLLHPILTPFLVALLLAYLFDPLVDRLEKFGLSRTWGVVAVFALFTLILTTLLLVLVPMLAKQLFRLYELAPQMLDWLQHTALPWAQSKLGLSEGFWKFDKLKAAISEHMGQTTDIVGVVLSHATASGLALIGWLANLVLIPVVSFYLLRDWDLMMAKIRSLLPRDREERVMTLAGECHEVLGAFVRGQLLVMLALGVIYAAGLMMIGLELGLLIGLIAGLAAIVPYMGFVIGIGAALIAGLFQFGGDLYPMIGIVAVFMVGQALEGMVLTPLLVGDRIGLHPVAVIFAILAGGELFGFTGVLLALPVAAVIMVLVRHMHDLYKDSDIYSGSDEPRL; from the coding sequence ATGGCCGATACACGGCGTTGGTTCTGGCTCGGTGGGGTGGTCCTGCTTTGCGCGTTTGTTTACCTGTTGCATCCGATCCTGACGCCGTTCCTGGTGGCGCTGTTGCTGGCCTATCTGTTCGACCCGCTGGTGGATCGGCTGGAGAAGTTCGGTCTGTCGCGGACCTGGGGCGTGGTGGCAGTGTTCGCGTTGTTCACGTTGATCCTCACCACGCTGCTGCTGGTATTGGTGCCGATGCTCGCCAAGCAGCTGTTTCGCTTGTATGAGCTGGCGCCGCAGATGCTCGATTGGCTGCAACACACAGCCTTGCCGTGGGCACAATCGAAGTTGGGCTTGTCCGAGGGCTTCTGGAAGTTCGACAAGCTGAAGGCGGCGATCAGCGAGCACATGGGGCAGACCACCGACATTGTCGGCGTGGTGCTGAGCCATGCAACGGCTTCAGGCCTTGCGTTGATCGGCTGGCTGGCCAATCTGGTGTTGATCCCGGTGGTGAGTTTTTACTTGCTGCGTGACTGGGACCTGATGATGGCCAAGATCCGTAGCCTGCTGCCCCGTGATCGTGAAGAGCGTGTCATGACCCTGGCCGGGGAATGCCATGAAGTGCTTGGGGCGTTCGTGCGCGGACAGTTGCTGGTGATGCTGGCGCTGGGTGTGATTTACGCCGCGGGCTTGATGATGATAGGGCTGGAGCTGGGACTGTTGATCGGTCTGATTGCCGGTCTGGCGGCGATCGTGCCGTACATGGGGTTTGTCATCGGGATTGGTGCGGCGTTGATAGCCGGCCTGTTCCAGTTCGGTGGCGATCTGTATCCCATGATCGGTATCGTCGCGGTGTTCATGGTCGGCCAGGCACTGGAAGGCATGGTTCTGACGCCGTTGCTGGTGGGGGACCGGATCGGCCTGCACCCGGTGGCGGTGATCTTTGCGATTCTGGCCGGCGGCGAGCTGTTCGGTTTTACCGGTGTGCTGCTGGCATTGCCGGTGGCGGCGGTGATCATGGTCCTGGTGCGCCACATGCATGATTTGTATAAGGATTCGGATATCTACAGCGGTAGCGACGAGCCTAGGCTGTAA